From the Burkholderia glumae LMG 2196 = ATCC 33617 genome, one window contains:
- a CDS encoding acyl-CoA thioesterase yields MSEYVPVFEMSMPIRWGDMDAFGHVNNTVYFRYMEQARICWFEQLGIAGGNGESQGPVIVTASMEFLKQLHYPGDVIARMTAAKPGRSSFDTGFELSRADDPSHLYARGAARCVWVDYALGKSVPLPDLLRESIETALRQRVE; encoded by the coding sequence ATGAGCGAGTACGTTCCCGTTTTCGAAATGTCGATGCCGATCCGCTGGGGTGACATGGACGCGTTCGGCCATGTCAACAACACGGTCTATTTCCGCTACATGGAGCAGGCGCGGATCTGCTGGTTCGAGCAGCTCGGCATCGCCGGCGGCAACGGCGAGAGCCAGGGGCCGGTGATCGTCACCGCGTCGATGGAGTTCCTGAAGCAGCTGCACTACCCGGGCGACGTGATCGCGCGCATGACGGCGGCCAAGCCGGGCCGCAGCAGCTTCGACACCGGCTTCGAGCTGAGCCGCGCCGACGATCCGAGCCATCTCTACGCGCGCGGCGCCGCGCGCTGCGTGTGGGTCGACTATGCGCTCGGCAAGTCGGTGCCGCTGCCCGATCTGCTGCGCGAGTCGATCGAGACGGCGCTGCGCCAGCGCGTCGAATAA